A genomic stretch from Telopea speciosissima isolate NSW1024214 ecotype Mountain lineage chromosome 7, Tspe_v1, whole genome shotgun sequence includes:
- the LOC122668449 gene encoding BI1-like protein: MVFGSITKPLIDALLFPQKQSIMNVAELPSFEELHISLLEDGGPSDEGVQQTLPRRGSLSLLISQPTSTVHYFWRKFDDRYMRPMFGGRGFVPFVPSSPTGSHFSIGIYLLAHRDSEFDCAVVSCSLYIYHRKRSLKFLFLGLFTATIIINGGVICAFIAGKVLLEALILLSAVVPALTGYFFWVSKKGKAVADLSNLELFLFSSFIILFLTGFIQMFFPLGSTTAVAICGGIYAMIFSWYLLYDMEKLMKRFTYDEYIWASTQFYLDFLDIFPLTGLLS; the protein is encoded by the exons ATGGTCTTTGGATCGATAACAAAGCCTCTGATTGATGCTCTGCTGTTTCCACAAAAGCAGTCAATTATGAATGTAGCTGAACTCCCGAGCTTTGAAGAATTACATATCTCGCTTCTAGAAGATGGAGGGCCAAGTGATGAAGGTGTCCAACAAACACTCCCCAGGAGAGGTAGTCTAAGCTTACTAATAAGCCAACCCACATCAACTGTTCACTACTTCTGGAGGAAGTTTGATGACAGATACATGAGGCCAATGTTTGGAGGCCGAGGTTTTGTACCATTTGTTCCTAGTTCACCAACTG GTTCACATTTTTCTATAGGTATCTATTTGTTAGCTCACAGAGACTCTGAATTTGATTGTGCAGTAGTTTCGTGCTCCTTGTACATTTATCATCGAAAACGTTCTTTGAAATTCTTATTCCTTGGGCTGTTCACTGCAACTATAATTATCAATGGGGGAGTAATATGTGCATTTATAGCAG GAAAAGTATTACTTGAAGCATTAATTTTACTCTCAGCTGTGGTTCCTGCCTTGACTGGGTACTTTTTCTGGGTTTCAAAGAAGGGCAAAGCAGTagcagatttaagcaatcttgaacTATTCTTATTTTCGAGCTTCATTATCCTTTTCCTCACTGGCTTTATCCAG ATGTTCTTCCCACTTGGGTCAACAACAGCAGTTGCAATTTGTGGTGGCATCTATGCCATGATTTTCTCATGGTATCTTCTTTATGATATGGAGAAACTGATGAAGCGCTTCACTTACGACGAGTACATATGGGCTTCTACACAATTCTATCTAGATTTCCTTGATATTTTTCCTTTGACTGGTTTATTGTCATAG